The following are from one region of the Littorina saxatilis isolate snail1 linkage group LG2, US_GU_Lsax_2.0, whole genome shotgun sequence genome:
- the LOC138958578 gene encoding glycerophosphodiester phosphodiesterase 1-like isoform X2 codes for MKSSQGHANLFKAKKVIGLPLAAKQGAAGVEIDLQFTADGVGVAFHDDNLDRTTSGNGNLHCKNFIEIQDLDAAAKHSSRTRFPEGSVKIPKLKEMLLECLEHKLLVFIDCKDNCPKTVQLIDTLFTAHPELYNCAVVCSFYPHFIYNIRRKNPEVITALTYRKYALSTELDCVTPRPKYMTGFLSRYLAYFLDYLNMWVTYAWAWRLCGNSFILLNKESVCWNEVQYWKNLGIHILPWTVNSELEKQFFMNHLNLPIVSDGLHSDTSKE; via the exons GCAGCAAAGCAAGGTGCGGCTGGGGTGGAGATTGACCTGCAGTTCACAGCGGATGGTGTTGGTGTCGCGTTCCATGATGACAACCTTGATCGCACCACCAGCGGAAACGGAAATCTGCACTGCAAAAACTTCATTGAAATACAAGACCTTGATGCTGCTGCCAAGCACTCAAGCAG AACTAGATTTCCTGAAGGTAGTGTGAAGATTCCAAAACTTAAAGAGATGCTGCTTGAATGTTTAGAACATAAACTTCTAGTCTTCATTGACTGCAAGGATAATTGTCCaaag ACAGTCCAGCTGATAGACACCCTGTTCACGGCGCACCCGGAGTTGTACAACTGCGCTGTAGTGTGCTCCTTCTACCCACACTTCATCTACAAC ATAAGGAGGAAGAACCCCGAAGTGATCACAGCCCTGACCTACAGAAAGTATGCACTTTCAACAGAGTTGGACTGTGTGACACCTAGACCCAAATACATGACGGGCTTCTTGTCACGTTACCTGGCCTATTTCTTGGACTACCTGAACATGTGGGTTACGTACGCCTGGGCCTGGCGCCTCTGTGGCAACTCCTTCATACTCCTCAACAAGGAGAGTGTCTGCTG GAATGAAGTGCAGTATTGGAAGAACCTGGGCATTCACATTCTGCCATGGACGGTCAACTCGGAGTTGGAGAAGCAATTCTTCATGAATCACCTCAACCTTCCCATCGTCAGTGATGGACTGCACAGTGACACGAGCAAAGAGTGA